The following are encoded in a window of Castanea sativa cultivar Marrone di Chiusa Pesio chromosome 5, ASM4071231v1 genomic DNA:
- the LOC142634213 gene encoding U-box domain-containing protein 35-like, producing MSVSLSSEIGHVQSHDEASASTTVGYRNQYNAYSSVSEIEEESSSTSEIIEVNDHGLARMETIKEESFGASSLYSLDLQSLEDSVYVAVGKSESSMEALVWTLKNAVTSPSTMVYLVHVFPEILYIPSPLGKIPKNQVNPEQVQSYMDQERNKRRELLQKFINACSSSKVKVDTILIESEMVSKAILDLIPIVNIRKLVLGTTKSSLRRSKSRKGNGIADQVLQSAPVSCEVKIICEGKEVIDPTSESPTRSPRARGNDENNPKPTQSSPVQRSSSKKFQRTDSFKWLLCFRPKE from the exons ATGTCTGTGTCATTGTCGTCAGAGATAGGACATGTCCAATCCCATGATGAAGCCAGTGCATCTACAACTGTTGGGTATAGGAACCAGTATAACGCGTATAGCAGCGTGAGCGAGATTGAGGAAGAGAGTAGTAGTACAAGCGAGATAATTGAGGTCAACGATCATGGACTGGCACGCATGGAAACGATCAAAGAAGAGTCGTTTGGGGCGAGTAGTTTGTATTCTTTGGATCTTCAGAGCTTGGAAGATAGCGTGTATGTGGCTGTGGGGAAGAGCGAGTCAAGCATGGAAGCTCTAGTTTGGACGTTAAAGAACGCTGTTACCTCTCCCTCCACCATGGTCTATCTCGTTCATGTCTTCCCTGAGATACTGTACATACCCAGTCCAt TAGGAAAGATTCCAAAGAATCAAGTGAATCCAGAGCAGGTGCAGAGTTACATGGACCAAGAAAGAAACAAGAGGAGAGAACTACtccaaaaatttataaatgCATGCTCCTCTTCCAAG GTTAAGGTAGATACCATTCTTATTGAGAGTGAGATGGTTTCAAAGGCAATCCTGGACCTCATTCCTATTGTCAACATAAGAAAGCTGGTGTTAGGAACCACTAAATCCAGCCTAAG GAGATCGAAGTCTAGAAAAGGGAATGGGATAGCTGATCAAGTGCTTCAGAGTGCACCAGTAAGTTGTGAAGTTAAGATCATTTGTGAAGGAAAGGAAGTGATTGACCCAACGAGTGAATCACCAACACGTTCACCGCGTGCGCGAGGCAATGATGAGAACAATCCCAAGCCAACACAAAGTTCTCCAGTTCAACGCAGcagttcaaaaaaatttcaacgcACTGATTCCTTTAAATGGTTGTTGTGCTTTAGACCCAAGGAGTAA